One window from the genome of Nicotiana sylvestris chromosome 9, ASM39365v2, whole genome shotgun sequence encodes:
- the LOC104232951 gene encoding uncharacterized protein, whose amino-acid sequence MQVFQRLFKTANETTTSSPPISKKETANNQKVKSKDIVLFGICRGSTRRRGDNSRSRSKTFNIFKALCRNKDISQEYFYSTIHLRRVESNPRRQHFEYCINMKNKSLTRGLSISHKAADSVGHTQVLPITDSAPPSSSSSSSSSSSSSSSSSTKDKARRSNGEKKDEKAKGDKAKTISKMKELLRWAVAAKSDKGRQYIGRKVFNNFRNRAALKAVPDDDQMSNESPKISFRWEVESCSTTSSAYSAISMPASLTKNDQSFNINFPSVKSTPLHIDQCPAAGKLNWITSDSEFVVLEL is encoded by the exons ATGCAG GTCTTTCAAAGGCTATTCAAGACTGCAAATGAGACTACTACCTCTAGCCCTCCTATAAGCAAGAAAGAAACTGCAAATA aTCAGAAGGTGAAATCAAAAGACATTGTTTTGTTTGGGATCTGTCGGGGGAGCACTAGAAGAAGAGGTGATAACAGTAGATCAAGAAGCAAGACCTTCAATATATTCAAAGCATTATGCAGGAATAAGGACATTAGTCAGGAGTATTTTTATAGCACAATTCATCTAAGGAGGGTAGAAAGTAATCCTAGAAGGCAACATTTTGAATATTGCATTAACATGAAAAACAAAAGTCTTACACGAGGATTAAGCATCTCTCACAAGGCTGCAGATTCAGTAGGACATACGCAAGTTTTGCCCATCACTGATTCTGCACCGCcatcatcatcatcgtcgtcgtcgtcgtcgtcgtcatCATCATCGTCGTCCTCAACAAAGGATAAAGCGCGACGCTCTAATGGAGAAAAGAAAGACGAAAAAGCTAAGGGAGATAAAGCTAAGACCATCTCTAAGATGAAAGAGCTACTAAGATGGGCTGTTGCTGCCAAATCTGACAAGGGCCGTCAATACATAGGCAGAAAG GTATTCAACAACTTTCGCAATAGGGCAGCATTGAAGGCAGTACCAGATGATGATCAAATGAGTAATGAATCCCCCAAAATCAGCTTCAGATGGGAAGTTGAAAGTTGCTCCACAACTTCCTCTGCTTACTCTGCCATTTCAATGCCGGCTTCCTTAACCAAGAATGACCAGTCCTTCAATATCAATTTTCCTTCTGTAAAATCAACTCCTCTCCACATAGATCAGTGCCCTGCTGCTGGAAAATTGAACTGGATCACCTCAGATTCTGAAT TTGTAGTGCTAGAGCTATGA